From one Lycium barbarum isolate Lr01 chromosome 6, ASM1917538v2, whole genome shotgun sequence genomic stretch:
- the LOC132599698 gene encoding transcription factor GTE1-like, with protein MNRVISMLMQELVRQFGTIIRQITQHKWAEPFMEPVDVKGLGLHDYYEVIEKPMDFSTIKSKMEVKDGSGYKHVREICADVRLIFKNAMKYNEERDDVHVMARTLLGKFEEKWLQLLPKVDEEEKRRKEEEAEAQQDMQLAQEAVHAKMAKDLSLELDEVDMQLEELRDMVLQKCSPVKNAKLLEETDLA; from the exons ATGAACAG GGTGATCAGTATGCTAATGCAAGAACTTGTGCGCCAATTTGGTACTATAATACGTCAG ATCACTCAGCACAAGTGGGCAGAACCTTTTATGGAACCCGTGGATGTCAAGGGTCTTGGATTGCACGATTACTATGAG GTTATTGAGAAGCCTATGGACTTTAGTACTATCAAAAGCAAGATGGAAGTAAAGGATGGTTCTGGCTATAAGCATGTCCGAGAGATATGTGCAGACGTTAGGCTAATATTTAAGAATGCAATGAAATACAATGAGGAAAGGGATGACGTTCATGTAATGGCGAGAACCTTATTGGGAAAATTTGAGGAGAAATGGTTGCAGCTTTTGCCAAAAGTGGATGAAGAG GAAAAACGGCGAAAGGAAGAGGAAGCAGAAGCCCAACAGGATATGCAGCTCGCTCAAGAGGCTGTTCATGCCAAAATGGCTAAAGATTTAAGCCTTGAG CTTGATGAGGTGGACATGCAACTGGAAGAACTCAGGGATATGGTCCTTCAGAAATGCAG TCCTGTCAAAAATGCTAAATTACTGGAGGAAACAGATCTAGCCTAA